A single genomic interval of Rhodopseudomonas palustris harbors:
- a CDS encoding Flp family type IVb pilin: MRRLISRFWADTRGATAIEYAMIAAGLSIVILGVVTTLGNSLAGKYTSVSDALK; encoded by the coding sequence GTGCGACGCCTGATTTCCCGCTTCTGGGCTGACACACGCGGCGCCACTGCGATCGAGTATGCCATGATCGCCGCCGGCCTCAGCATCGTGATTCTCGGCGTCGTGACGACGCTCGGCAACAGTTTGGCGGGCAAGTACACCTCAGTCAGCGACGCACTGAAGTAA
- a CDS encoding linear amide C-N hydrolase: protein MIGFKRRLLATCAGAAAIAGSLLPPVADACTRLVYLGADNQVITARSMDWARDIGTNLWIFPRGIKRSGEAGPNSAQWTARYGSVIASAYDVATSDGINEAGLVADVLWLAESQYPPFDGSKPGLALSLWPQYALDNFATVAEAVEALAKEPFTVVTDKMPGEQRLATVHLSLSDASGDSAIIEYIDGKQVIHHGRQYQVMTNSPTFDQQLALNSYWQQIGGTVMLPGTNRAADRFARASFYVSAIPKTPDPVESIAAAFSVIRNASVPFGISTPDQPNISSTRWRSVADHKRKLYFFESALTPNVFWVDLTKIEFAADKGVVKKLDLGPGQSNVFSGEVHDRFKPAEPFKFQGL, encoded by the coding sequence ATGATCGGTTTCAAGCGACGTCTCCTCGCCACCTGCGCCGGCGCAGCTGCCATCGCGGGATCGTTACTGCCGCCGGTCGCCGACGCCTGCACCCGTCTAGTTTATCTCGGCGCTGACAATCAGGTGATCACGGCGCGGTCGATGGATTGGGCCCGCGACATCGGCACCAATCTCTGGATCTTCCCCCGCGGCATCAAGCGCTCCGGCGAGGCCGGCCCCAATTCGGCACAATGGACCGCACGCTATGGCAGCGTCATCGCGTCGGCCTACGACGTCGCGACATCGGACGGCATCAACGAGGCGGGGCTCGTCGCCGACGTGCTGTGGCTGGCGGAATCGCAATATCCGCCGTTCGATGGCTCCAAGCCGGGACTGGCGCTGTCGCTGTGGCCTCAATACGCACTCGATAATTTTGCGACTGTGGCCGAAGCCGTCGAAGCGCTGGCCAAGGAACCGTTCACGGTCGTCACCGACAAGATGCCCGGCGAGCAACGCCTCGCCACCGTGCACCTGTCGTTGTCGGATGCGTCCGGCGACAGCGCCATCATCGAATACATCGACGGCAAGCAGGTGATCCATCACGGCCGGCAATACCAAGTGATGACCAATTCGCCGACCTTCGATCAGCAGCTCGCGCTGAATTCGTATTGGCAGCAGATCGGTGGCACGGTGATGCTCCCAGGCACCAACCGCGCGGCCGATCGCTTCGCGCGGGCCTCGTTCTATGTCAGCGCCATTCCGAAGACGCCCGACCCGGTGGAATCGATCGCCGCCGCTTTCAGCGTGATCCGCAATGCGTCGGTGCCGTTCGGCATCTCGACGCCCGACCAGCCGAACATCTCCTCGACCCGCTGGCGCAGCGTCGCCGACCACAAACGCAAACTGTACTTCTTCGAATCCGCGTTGACGCCCAACGTGTTCTGGGTCGATCTCACCAAGATCGAGTTCGCGGCCGACAAGGGCGTGGTGAAAAAGCTCGATCTCGGCCCCGGCCAAAGCAACGTCTTCTCGGGCGAGGTGCACGATCGCTTCAAGCCGGCGGAGCCGTTCAAGTTTCAGGGACTGTGA
- a CDS encoding methyl-accepting chemotaxis protein has product MFGRKSKSDAAALTLLATKAVRANIMVSDPELDIVYMNDSVTSLLRDAESDLRKELPKFNVDTLIGTNIDNFHKNPGHQRQMLKSLASVHRATIQIGPRIFDLIATPINNADGSRAGVVVEWADASIRLQNLDFAGQVAAANRSQAVIEFNMDGTIRTANENFLKTIGYTLDEIKGEHHSMFVEPADRDSAAYREFWAALNRGEYQAAEYKRIGKGGREIWLQASYNPIFDDKGRPAKVVKFATDVTEQKLRNADMAGQIAAIGKSQAVIEFDMDGTVLTANDNFLRALGYSLAEIKGQPHSMFVDPSERAGAAYREFWASLNRGEYQAAEYKRIGKGGREVYIQASYNPILDLNGRPFKVVKFATDVTKQVLARIGNERVRGMMETVAAGAEELNTSVREISSTMAKSRETAAGAVDRVSNADAQAQRLTSAAQSMSGIVELINNITGQINLLALNATIESARAGEAGRGFAVVAAEVKNLANQAKQATDKIGEEISSLNSISGDVAMALNAIKQAINEVSEYVTSTAAAVEEQSTVTSEMSSSMQRAAVEAARIAAG; this is encoded by the coding sequence ATGTTCGGTCGTAAGTCCAAGAGCGATGCCGCAGCCTTGACGCTGCTGGCGACGAAAGCAGTCCGCGCGAACATCATGGTGTCGGACCCAGAACTTGATATCGTTTACATGAACGACTCGGTGACTTCGCTGCTACGCGACGCCGAGAGCGATCTGCGCAAGGAGCTGCCGAAGTTCAATGTCGACACGCTGATCGGCACAAATATCGACAACTTCCACAAAAATCCCGGCCATCAGCGCCAGATGCTCAAGAGCCTCGCCTCAGTGCATCGGGCAACGATCCAGATTGGGCCGCGGATTTTCGATTTGATCGCGACGCCGATCAACAATGCCGATGGCAGCCGAGCGGGGGTCGTGGTCGAGTGGGCCGATGCATCGATCCGGCTGCAGAATCTCGATTTCGCAGGGCAGGTGGCGGCGGCCAACCGCTCGCAGGCGGTGATCGAGTTCAACATGGACGGCACGATCCGGACCGCGAACGAGAATTTCCTGAAGACGATCGGCTACACGCTCGACGAGATCAAGGGCGAGCACCACAGCATGTTCGTCGAGCCGGCCGATCGCGACAGCGCGGCGTATCGCGAGTTCTGGGCTGCGCTCAATCGCGGTGAATACCAGGCGGCCGAATATAAGCGGATCGGCAAGGGAGGCCGCGAGATCTGGCTGCAGGCATCCTACAATCCGATCTTCGATGATAAGGGGCGGCCTGCCAAGGTGGTGAAATTCGCTACCGACGTCACCGAACAGAAACTGCGCAACGCCGATATGGCCGGCCAGATCGCCGCGATCGGCAAGTCGCAGGCAGTAATCGAATTCGACATGGACGGCACGGTGCTCACCGCCAATGACAACTTCCTGCGAGCGTTGGGCTACTCACTCGCCGAGATTAAGGGCCAGCCCCACAGTATGTTCGTCGACCCGTCGGAGCGCGCCGGCGCGGCGTATCGCGAGTTCTGGGCCTCGCTCAATCGCGGCGAATACCAGGCGGCGGAATACAAACGGATCGGTAAGGGCGGCCGCGAAGTTTACATCCAGGCATCCTACAATCCGATCCTCGACCTCAACGGGCGACCGTTCAAGGTGGTGAAATTCGCCACCGACGTCACCAAGCAGGTGCTGGCCCGCATCGGTAACGAACGGGTGCGCGGCATGATGGAGACGGTGGCCGCTGGCGCGGAGGAGCTCAACACTTCGGTACGTGAGATTTCCTCGACAATGGCCAAGTCGCGCGAGACCGCGGCCGGCGCCGTCGACCGCGTGTCGAATGCCGATGCGCAGGCGCAGCGCCTCACCAGCGCCGCGCAATCGATGAGCGGCATCGTGGAGCTGATCAATAACATCACCGGCCAGATCAACTTGCTGGCGCTCAACGCGACGATCGAGTCGGCGCGCGCCGGCGAGGCTGGTCGCGGTTTTGCTGTGGTTGCCGCCGAGGTCAAGAACCTCGCCAATCAGGCCAAGCAGGCGACCGACAAGATCGGCGAGGAAATCAGCAGCCTCAATTCGATCTCCGGCGATGTCGCGATGGCGCTGAATGCCATCAAGCAGGCGATCAACGAGGTCAGCGAGTATGTGACTTCGACCGCCGCAGCGGTCGAAGAGCAGAGCACCGTGACCAGCGAGATGTCGAGCAGCATGCAACGCGCGGCCGTCGAGGCGGCGCGGATCGCCGCCGGCTGA
- a CDS encoding serine hydrolase domain-containing protein, with protein sequence MSPSDLAAPEDASGATLANWRELPFSRWSFRNIDALIPTEAIANAPDDIWSLPAAPRALNEFRVRAQGGGILDLEGFLAATDTDALVVLKDGRIAIEAYANGTTAATPHIIMSASKSITGLIAGILSERGHLQLDAEVTKLIPEVADTAYQGATLRQMLDMRTGIQIDLDAQRAYAAAAGWDPVPENLPPTDLKTFYRSFTIKPQPHGGAFRYVSANTDLLGWAIERATGTRFTTLVSDLLWRPLGAEQPASITTDRKGQARATGGFSMVARDFARIGQMMLDDGCRDGRIIVPPSWIDDLWTGGDQDAWRQGEWQKLFPYRNFSYRGGWYVIHDEPKTMFAMGIHGQNLFIDPKNRLVIAKLSSQGAAVDNAAWAVTHRALPEFCRCLAS encoded by the coding sequence ATGTCCCCTTCCGATCTCGCCGCGCCGGAGGACGCATCCGGCGCCACGCTCGCGAACTGGCGCGAGCTGCCGTTCAGCCGCTGGTCGTTCCGCAACATCGATGCCCTGATTCCCACCGAGGCGATCGCCAACGCGCCCGACGATATTTGGTCACTGCCGGCTGCACCGCGCGCGCTTAATGAGTTTCGCGTCCGTGCCCAGGGCGGCGGAATACTCGACCTGGAAGGCTTTCTCGCTGCCACCGACACCGACGCGCTGGTCGTGCTCAAGGACGGCAGGATCGCGATCGAGGCCTACGCCAATGGCACCACTGCAGCGACGCCGCATATTATCATGTCGGCATCGAAGTCGATCACCGGGCTGATCGCCGGCATTCTCAGCGAGCGGGGCCATCTGCAGCTCGACGCCGAGGTGACGAAGCTGATCCCGGAAGTGGCAGACACCGCCTATCAAGGCGCGACACTGCGGCAGATGCTCGACATGCGGACCGGCATCCAGATCGACCTCGACGCCCAGCGCGCTTATGCGGCCGCCGCTGGCTGGGATCCAGTCCCTGAGAACTTACCGCCGACCGATCTGAAGACGTTCTATCGCAGTTTCACGATCAAGCCGCAGCCGCATGGCGGGGCATTCCGCTATGTCTCTGCCAACACCGATCTGCTCGGCTGGGCGATCGAACGCGCCACCGGCACCCGCTTTACGACGCTGGTGTCCGACCTGTTGTGGCGGCCACTCGGCGCCGAGCAGCCCGCCTCGATCACCACCGATCGGAAGGGCCAGGCTCGCGCCACTGGCGGCTTCAGCATGGTAGCACGCGATTTCGCGCGTATCGGCCAGATGATGCTCGACGACGGCTGCCGTGACGGCCGCATCATCGTTCCGCCGTCATGGATCGACGATCTGTGGACCGGCGGTGACCAGGATGCGTGGCGACAGGGCGAGTGGCAGAAATTGTTCCCGTACCGGAATTTCAGCTATCGCGGCGGCTGGTATGTGATTCACGATGAGCCGAAGACGATGTTCGCTATGGGAATTCACGGACAGAATCTGTTCATCGATCCGAAGAACCGGCTGGTGATCGCCAAACTATCGTCGCAGGGCGCAGCGGTCGACAATGCGGCCTGGGCGGTGACGCATCGCGCACTGCCGGAGTTTTGCCGCTGCCTCGCCTCGTGA
- a CDS encoding TAXI family TRAP transporter solute-binding subunit, translating to MASPDGSGSESFRTRRRRNRARFALAAVLTFILVAVGVLALVFYELRPVSLKIAVGPGGGDDLKLVQALAQSFARDRAAVRLVPLVTGGATPSIEAFRDHKADLAVTRADLDLPADAQAVAVLRKNVVVLWAPSSAGKGKKSIKTITDLAGRRVGVIGRTPANVKLFDIILAESGVAPDKVQKEQFATGQLAEMARDPSLDAFLAVGPLDSKITGEAIAATAKARGEPRFLPVDVGDAIAKKYPIYDSEEIPGSIFSTQPARPEDKVDTVSVNHLIIARQSLSSVTVTKLTRQIFAARQQIAREMPLAGKIEAPDTEKDAALPAHRGAAAFIDGTDRTFMERNSDYIWGLVLLLSGLGSAGAWFRSYLTRDEREAGAKMRDRALAMVAKARKAETLEALDALQHEIDKILRDTLDCYDDGAIEDLEPFSLVLEQFHHAVVDRRAALSASGPGLVPADPATLPAARA from the coding sequence ATGGCATCCCCGGACGGTAGTGGCAGCGAGAGTTTCCGCACGCGGCGGCGCCGTAATCGCGCCCGTTTCGCACTGGCGGCGGTGCTGACCTTCATTCTGGTTGCGGTCGGCGTGCTCGCCTTGGTGTTCTACGAGTTACGACCCGTCAGCCTGAAGATCGCTGTCGGGCCGGGAGGCGGCGACGATCTGAAGCTGGTGCAAGCATTGGCCCAGAGTTTTGCGCGGGATCGCGCAGCTGTGCGGCTGGTGCCGTTGGTCACCGGTGGGGCGACGCCGAGCATCGAGGCGTTTCGCGACCACAAGGCGGACCTCGCGGTCACCCGGGCCGACCTTGATCTGCCTGCCGACGCGCAGGCGGTGGCGGTGCTGCGCAAGAACGTGGTGGTGCTGTGGGCGCCGTCGTCGGCCGGCAAGGGCAAGAAGTCGATCAAGACCATCACCGATCTGGCAGGCCGCCGGGTCGGCGTGATCGGGCGGACGCCGGCCAACGTCAAACTGTTCGACATCATTCTGGCCGAGTCCGGCGTCGCGCCCGACAAGGTCCAGAAGGAGCAGTTCGCTACCGGCCAGCTCGCCGAGATGGCGCGCGATCCTTCGCTCGACGCGTTCCTGGCGGTCGGGCCGCTCGACAGCAAGATCACCGGCGAAGCGATCGCCGCCACCGCGAAGGCGCGGGGCGAGCCGCGGTTCCTGCCGGTCGATGTTGGTGATGCCATCGCCAAGAAGTATCCGATCTACGATTCCGAGGAGATTCCGGGCAGCATCTTCTCCACCCAGCCGGCGCGGCCCGAGGACAAGGTCGATACCGTCAGCGTCAACCATCTGATCATTGCTCGGCAGTCGCTGTCCTCCGTGACGGTGACCAAGCTGACGCGGCAGATCTTCGCCGCCCGGCAGCAGATCGCCCGCGAGATGCCGCTCGCCGGCAAGATCGAAGCGCCGGACACTGAGAAGGACGCGGCGCTGCCGGCGCATCGCGGCGCCGCCGCGTTCATCGACGGCACCGACCGCACCTTCATGGAGCGTAACAGCGATTACATCTGGGGCTTGGTGCTGCTGCTGTCCGGCCTCGGCTCGGCCGGCGCCTGGTTTCGCAGCTATTTGACCCGCGACGAGCGGGAAGCCGGCGCCAAGATGCGCGACCGCGCGCTCGCCATGGTGGCCAAGGCGCGGAAAGCGGAGACGCTGGAGGCGCTGGACGCTTTACAGCACGAGATCGACAAGATCCTCCGTGACACGCTGGATTGCTACGACGACGGCGCGATCGAGGACCTTGAGCCGTTCAGCCTGGTGCTGGAGCAGTTCCACCACGCGGTGGTGGACCGTCGTGCCGCGTTGAGCGCTTCCGGCCCCGGGCTGGTTCCGGCTGATCCGGCGACACTGCCGGCCGCCCGCGCCTGA
- a CDS encoding PepSY-associated TM helix domain-containing protein, translating into MTGTRALRIWSKVHTWTSLISMLFMLMLCLTGLPLIFHEEIEELTQQQFAAPNLPGNVPAAPVDDVVRAAQQARPGDHVLFVTWRDEQPDTVVVSMSPTPKPMRGKFYRLVMDGRTKAVLGEERPQQGVMDIILLLHKNMLLELPGELFLGAMGLLLVVSIVSGVVVYAPFMRRLDFGTVRQRSRRLKWLDLHNLFGIVTTVWLFVVGITGAINTLAMPMYDYWRGQVLPPLLAPYRGAPVAQPSSLDQAVARVRAAMPEGRLSSITMPTAENFGSPRHLVVWMKGNSALTALIATPTLVDVDQTVPVLVPQMPWYLTLLQMSRPLHFGDYGGLPLKIVWGLLDLVCIVVLITGLYLWVAKQRFGGHARSRTATQPAEVQSTDARPA; encoded by the coding sequence GTGACCGGGACACGCGCACTCAGGATCTGGAGCAAGGTCCACACCTGGACCTCGCTGATCAGCATGCTGTTCATGCTGATGCTGTGCCTCACCGGCCTGCCGTTGATCTTCCATGAGGAGATCGAGGAACTGACGCAGCAACAATTCGCCGCGCCGAACCTGCCGGGCAACGTGCCGGCCGCGCCGGTCGACGACGTTGTGCGCGCTGCTCAGCAGGCCCGCCCCGGCGACCACGTTCTGTTCGTCACCTGGCGGGACGAGCAACCGGATACGGTCGTGGTCTCGATGTCGCCGACGCCAAAGCCGATGCGCGGCAAGTTCTATCGCCTGGTGATGGACGGCCGCACCAAGGCGGTGCTCGGCGAAGAGCGGCCGCAGCAGGGCGTGATGGACATCATCCTGCTGCTGCACAAGAACATGCTGCTCGAGCTGCCGGGCGAATTGTTCCTCGGCGCGATGGGCCTCTTGCTGGTTGTGTCGATCGTCTCCGGCGTCGTCGTCTACGCGCCGTTCATGCGCCGGCTCGACTTCGGCACCGTCCGTCAGCGCTCGCGGCGGCTGAAATGGCTCGACCTGCACAATCTGTTCGGCATCGTCACCACAGTCTGGCTGTTCGTGGTCGGGATCACAGGCGCGATCAACACGCTGGCGATGCCGATGTACGACTACTGGCGCGGCCAGGTGCTGCCGCCTCTGTTGGCACCGTATCGCGGTGCGCCGGTGGCCCAGCCGTCCTCACTGGATCAGGCGGTCGCGCGGGTTCGCGCCGCCATGCCGGAGGGGCGTCTTTCCTCGATCACGATGCCGACCGCGGAGAATTTTGGGAGCCCCCGCCATCTCGTGGTCTGGATGAAGGGCAACTCCGCGCTCACGGCTCTGATCGCCACCCCGACGCTGGTCGATGTCGATCAAACCGTGCCGGTGCTGGTGCCGCAGATGCCTTGGTACTTGACGCTGCTGCAGATGTCGCGGCCGCTGCATTTCGGCGACTATGGTGGCCTGCCACTCAAGATCGTCTGGGGTCTGCTCGACCTCGTCTGCATCGTCGTGCTGATCACCGGACTTTATCTCTGGGTCGCAAAGCAGCGCTTCGGCGGCCATGCCCGCAGCCGGACCGCAACGCAGCCGGCGGAAGTCCAATCGACCGATGCGAGGCCGGCATGA
- a CDS encoding MDR family MFS transporter produces the protein MSMSERQSRKPAGPPHHLLSDEAAAELSSIPTEVINLGDAPPPAPAGALTQGEVRAILLSLLLAMFLAALDQTIVATALPTIGRQFGDVENLSWVITAYLLSSTAVAPVFGSLADIYGRRVMIIVSLSLFVAGSVMCALAPSLLVLILGRALQGLGGGGIMPIVQTVISDVVSPRERGQYQAYFSGVWVSAGIGGPILGGFFAEHLHWSMIFWINLPLAIGALALLLPKMAKIPVYHRRRKVDWLGGALLMASAMAVMLVLTWGGNRFAWLSPTILALSGAAVLLAASFIWHALRAREPFLPLQLMSGTVVPWAMAGGAFTMGAMIALTVHMPLYYEAVYHLTASQSGLALIPIAAISVFGAAFTGRAMVHVERYKRIAILGTGFAALMALAIALLTPLPLWLFLTLLSLCSLGLGTVFPVSVVSIQNAVPRPQIGTATGAMNFFRALMASFTVAAFTAILLVALGGDVQLGGAEHRHVVGSVAAVEMVAGFRWVFGAAALMLAASALCIMVMEERKLAGPEPTLALSE, from the coding sequence ATGAGCATGTCCGAACGCCAGAGCCGTAAACCTGCGGGCCCGCCCCACCATCTGCTGTCCGACGAAGCCGCCGCCGAACTCTCCAGCATTCCGACCGAAGTGATCAATCTCGGCGACGCCCCGCCGCCGGCGCCGGCCGGTGCGCTGACCCAGGGGGAAGTGCGCGCGATCTTGTTGAGCCTGCTGCTGGCGATGTTTCTCGCGGCGCTCGACCAGACGATCGTCGCCACTGCGCTGCCGACGATCGGGCGTCAGTTCGGCGATGTCGAAAACCTGTCCTGGGTGATCACAGCCTATCTGCTGTCGTCGACGGCGGTGGCGCCGGTGTTCGGCAGCCTCGCCGACATCTATGGCCGTCGCGTGATGATCATCGTCTCGCTCAGCCTGTTCGTCGCCGGCTCGGTGATGTGCGCGCTGGCGCCGAGTCTGCTCGTCCTGATCCTCGGCCGTGCTCTGCAAGGCCTGGGGGGCGGCGGCATTATGCCGATCGTGCAGACAGTGATCTCCGATGTCGTCAGTCCGCGCGAGCGCGGCCAGTATCAGGCTTATTTCTCGGGCGTGTGGGTGTCGGCCGGGATCGGCGGCCCGATCCTCGGTGGCTTCTTCGCCGAGCATCTGCACTGGTCGATGATCTTCTGGATCAACCTACCGCTCGCGATCGGCGCGCTGGCGCTGCTGCTGCCGAAGATGGCGAAGATCCCGGTGTATCACCGCCGCCGCAAAGTCGATTGGCTGGGCGGCGCCCTGCTGATGGCGTCGGCGATGGCGGTGATGCTGGTGCTGACCTGGGGAGGCAATCGCTTCGCCTGGCTGTCGCCGACGATCCTGGCGCTGTCGGGCGCGGCGGTGCTGCTGGCGGCGAGCTTCATCTGGCACGCGCTACGGGCGCGCGAGCCGTTCCTGCCGCTGCAATTGATGAGCGGAACGGTGGTGCCATGGGCGATGGCGGGGGGCGCGTTCACCATGGGAGCGATGATCGCGCTGACCGTTCACATGCCGCTGTACTACGAAGCGGTGTACCACCTGACGGCGAGCCAGTCCGGCCTCGCGTTGATCCCGATCGCGGCGATCTCGGTGTTCGGCGCAGCGTTCACAGGCCGGGCGATGGTGCATGTCGAGCGCTACAAGCGGATCGCGATTCTTGGTACCGGCTTTGCGGCGCTGATGGCATTGGCCATCGCGCTTTTGACGCCGCTGCCGCTGTGGCTATTTCTGACGCTGCTGTCGCTGTGTTCGCTCGGCCTCGGGACGGTGTTTCCGGTCAGCGTGGTGTCGATCCAGAACGCGGTGCCGCGGCCGCAGATCGGCACCGCGACCGGCGCGATGAACTTCTTCCGGGCCCTGATGGCCTCGTTCACGGTGGCGGCGTTCACAGCGATCCTGCTGGTCGCGCTCGGCGGCGACGTGCAGCTCGGCGGCGCCGAGCATCGCCACGTCGTCGGCAGTGTGGCGGCCGTCGAAATGGTGGCGGGGTTCCGCTGGGTGTTCGGCGCGGCTGCCCTGATGCTGGCAGCTTCGGCGCTCTGCATCATGGTGATGGAAGAGCGCAAGCTGGCCGGCCCCGAACCGACGCTCGCGCTTTCGGAATAG
- a CDS encoding TonB-dependent siderophore receptor, which yields MKLGHAGVNAGRSSVVNALLLTSALISPVVWPSAQAAAQDAKPQATQLPAVEVAAPEASRRQAQPARDRNRAAAGPSRRSAQRATQAPQPVQPTQRAVFERGTDPVPGFVPSVSASGTKTDTKLIETPQSISVISRDNLDARGVDTVAQALQYTAGVAVQTGGADPRYDQARIRGFETNGFSNFRDGLRDTANGSAYFSVFRNEPYGVQRVDVVKGPSSVMYGQSPPGGLIDLISKRPTDQAFGEVVGLVGTADRVQGAFDVGGPIDKDKTLLYRLTGVLRDSDAQIAKFSDKVKDDRAYIAPAVTWRPTNDTSLTILSDYQHDVFGNAFPVSVGVVRGGKIVDVKALPLFLGDPSYNTFDQSQYRIGYQFEHRFSDDLIVRSRARYGHVDLEYRYITFAGTPLDTQTVFPRVSRKVLETSDTFNIDNHVIAKTWTGPLQHTVLIGTDYQTFQLSGDQFGGTAPSLSRINPVYGQQIVIPTTLLQSYKQNLNQAGIYLQDQIKLQNWILTLGGRYDAAQQTTLNRLNGVPQPNDDTAFTKRAGLTYVFDSGVAPYVSYSESFLPTAGIDFSSNAFKPTKGKQYEGGIKFQPNRDLLFTAAVFDLTQDNVLTADPLHLNYSIQTGQVNSRGLELELLAKPMPGLNLLATYTLQNVKNTQSNNGDIGKVPVQIPRNMASGFVDYTLQSGPLAGWGFGAGVRYVGESYMDILNTLTNDAYTVFDAGLHYRQPKGINLALNVKNIANNDHAQCTVSGGCQYITPRVVTATASYRW from the coding sequence ATGAAATTGGGTCATGCCGGCGTGAATGCCGGTCGCAGTTCTGTGGTCAACGCGCTGCTGCTGACCAGCGCGCTGATCTCACCGGTGGTGTGGCCCTCGGCGCAAGCCGCCGCGCAGGATGCCAAACCGCAGGCGACCCAGCTGCCCGCCGTCGAAGTCGCCGCCCCGGAGGCGAGCCGGCGCCAGGCGCAGCCTGCGCGCGACCGGAATCGCGCCGCCGCGGGCCCGTCGCGCCGCTCCGCGCAGCGTGCCACGCAAGCGCCGCAGCCAGTGCAGCCCACGCAGCGCGCGGTGTTCGAACGCGGCACAGATCCGGTGCCGGGCTTCGTCCCCAGCGTCAGTGCCAGCGGCACCAAGACCGACACCAAGCTGATCGAAACGCCGCAATCGATTTCGGTGATCAGCCGCGACAATCTCGACGCGCGCGGCGTCGACACCGTCGCGCAGGCGCTGCAATACACCGCCGGTGTCGCGGTGCAGACCGGCGGCGCCGATCCGCGCTACGATCAGGCCCGCATCCGCGGCTTCGAAACCAACGGCTTCTCCAATTTCCGCGATGGATTGCGCGACACCGCCAACGGCTCGGCCTATTTCTCGGTGTTCCGCAATGAGCCCTACGGCGTCCAGCGCGTCGACGTCGTCAAGGGACCGAGCTCGGTGATGTACGGCCAGAGCCCGCCCGGCGGCCTGATCGATCTGATCAGCAAGCGCCCGACCGATCAGGCGTTCGGCGAAGTGGTCGGCCTCGTCGGCACCGCCGACCGGGTGCAGGGCGCGTTCGACGTCGGCGGCCCGATCGACAAGGACAAGACCCTGCTCTATCGCCTGACCGGCGTGCTGCGGGATTCCGACGCGCAGATCGCCAAATTCTCCGACAAGGTGAAGGACGACCGGGCCTATATCGCGCCGGCGGTGACCTGGCGCCCCACCAACGACACTTCGCTGACGATTCTCAGCGATTATCAGCACGATGTATTCGGCAACGCGTTTCCGGTATCGGTCGGTGTCGTGCGAGGCGGCAAGATTGTCGACGTCAAGGCGCTGCCGCTGTTTCTTGGCGATCCGTCGTACAACACTTTCGACCAGAGCCAATATCGGATCGGCTATCAGTTCGAGCACCGCTTCAGCGACGATCTGATCGTGCGCTCGCGCGCCCGTTACGGCCATGTCGACCTGGAATATCGCTACATCACTTTCGCCGGCACCCCGCTCGACACCCAGACCGTATTTCCGCGGGTCTCGCGCAAGGTGCTGGAGACCAGCGACACCTTCAACATCGACAACCACGTCATCGCCAAGACCTGGACCGGTCCGCTGCAGCACACCGTGCTGATCGGCACCGATTATCAGACGTTCCAACTCAGCGGCGATCAGTTCGGTGGCACCGCGCCATCGCTCAGCCGAATCAACCCGGTTTACGGCCAGCAGATCGTGATCCCGACGACGCTGCTGCAGAGCTACAAGCAGAACCTGAACCAGGCCGGCATCTATCTGCAAGACCAGATCAAGCTGCAGAACTGGATCCTGACGCTCGGCGGCCGCTACGATGCCGCCCAGCAGACCACCCTCAACCGCCTGAACGGCGTGCCGCAGCCGAACGACGACACCGCCTTCACCAAGCGCGCCGGCCTCACCTACGTCTTCGACAGCGGCGTTGCTCCCTATGTCAGCTATTCCGAATCGTTCCTGCCCACGGCGGGCATCGATTTCAGCTCGAATGCCTTCAAGCCAACCAAGGGCAAGCAGTACGAAGGCGGCATCAAGTTCCAGCCGAACCGAGATCTCTTGTTCACGGCGGCTGTCTTCGACCTGACCCAGGACAACGTGCTGACGGCCGACCCGCTGCATCTGAACTACAGCATCCAAACCGGCCAGGTGAATTCGCGCGGCCTCGAGCTCGAATTGCTCGCCAAACCGATGCCGGGGCTGAATCTGCTGGCGACTTACACGCTGCAGAACGTCAAGAACACCCAGAGCAACAACGGCGATATCGGCAAGGTGCCGGTGCAGATCCCGCGCAACATGGCGTCGGGCTTCGTCGATTACACGCTGCAGAGCGGACCGCTTGCCGGTTGGGGCTTCGGAGCCGGCGTGCGCTACGTTGGTGAATCCTACATGGACATCCTCAACACGCTGACCAACGACGCCTATACGGTGTTTGACGCCGGGCTGCATTATCGCCAGCCGAAGGGCATCAATCTGGCCCTCAACGTCAAGAACATCGCCAATAACGACCACGCGCAGTGTACGGTGAGCGGCGGCTGCCAGTACATCACCCCGCGGGTGGTCACCGCGACCGCGAGCTATCGCTGGTGA